In Vulpes lagopus strain Blue_001 chromosome 1, ASM1834538v1, whole genome shotgun sequence, a genomic segment contains:
- the TSBP1 gene encoding LOW QUALITY PROTEIN: testis-expressed basic protein 1 (The sequence of the model RefSeq protein was modified relative to this genomic sequence to represent the inferred CDS: deleted 1 base in 1 codon): MDAELAKKSDFKAQILKNGATTKSESSQEENKKTLKKEILVIDSDESLTSRHKTESKWKTKGIELENGRIGMEIIEKESETRILREEDQVKMSDMGIPKGEETQVKRRESRIPQGQESQVENNEAGISEGQESQVESNEAGIPEGQDYQVENNEDGIPQEQEYQVEKSGSEILQVQEPQVKEENSEDQIKQDKGKEDSRKKKDTEENDAMKKRDVGKYKVKRRKESEVKSKKKEGSLRAKASKGRKYNKKMKRIRVK; encoded by the exons ATGGATGCAGAACTTgcaaaaaaatcagatttcaagGCCCAGATTCTAAAAAATGGAGCCACTACAAAGTCTGAGAGCAgccaagaagaaaacaagaaaacactaaagaaggaaattttagTCATAGATTCTGATGAATCCTTGACATCAAGGCACAAAACAGAgtccaaatggaaaacaaaaggcATTGAGTTGGAGAACGGAAGGATAGGAATGGAGATCATAGAAAAGGAGAGTGAGACCAGGATACTAAGAGAGGAAGACCAAGTAAAAATGAGTGACATGGGAATACCAAAAGGAGAGGAAACCCAAGTAAAGAGGAGAGAGTCCAGAATACCACAAGGACAGGAGTCCCAAGTAGAGAATAATGAAGCTGGAATATCAGAAGGACAAGAGTCCCAAGTAGAGAGTAATGAAGCTGGAATACCAGAAGGACAGGACTACCaagtagaaaataatgaagatggaATACCACAAGAGCAGGAGTACCAAGTAGAGAAAAGTGGGTCTGAAATACTGCAAGTTCAGGAACCTCAAGTAAAGGAAGAGAACTCTGAGGATCAAATAAAGcaagacaaaggaaaggaagattcaaggaagaagaaagatacagaagaaaatgaTGCTATGAAAAAAAGGGATGTAGGAAAGTACAaagttaaaagaaggaaagaatcagaagtcaagagtaaaaaaaaagaaggttcaCTAAGG GCAAAGGCAAGTAAGGGAAGAAAGTacaacaaaaagatgaaaagaataagGGTAAAATAA